A segment of the Myxococcales bacterium genome:
GTGGCGCGCGTCACCAGCACCGCGCGAGGACTCACGATGCCCACGGCTCAAGACTCCTTGGGCGCCGCGAAGGCGCCGCCAAGGCCGCGCATGAGGTTCGCGAGCGTGTCGGGTTCAATGCGCACGTGCTCGATCTTCTGCAGCTTGCCCGCCAGCTCTTGCGCCGCCATGCCCGCGAGCACGTGGGGTGCCAGGTCCTTGTAGGAGAGGAGTCGCTCCTTCTCGGCGGCGACCTTCTCGGTCTCGACGAGGCGCACCGCCTCCGCTTGCGCCTTGGCCGTCGTCGTCGTGCGCTCCGCCTCGGCGCTCGCCTCGATGCGCATCAGGTCGGCGCGGGTCTCGACGCCGCGGCGCCTTCGCGCGAGCTCTGCTTCGTTGCGCACGCGCTCGGCCTCTGCTTCATCGGTCACGCGGCGCTCTTCATTGACGCCCCTTTGCCTGATCAACTGCTCCTCGCGCCGCGACAACTCGATTTGGTTCTGGAGCTCGTTCTCCTGAATGGCGCGCTCCTTCTCTACGGCGAGCGCGCGCCGCGCGAAGCCCGCTTCATCGGCCTCTTGTTGGATGCGCTCGCGCGCCGGCGCCTCGAGAGCGCGCTCCAGCTCAGGGGCCGGCTTCACGGCGACGATGCGCACCGTCGCGACATCGAGGCCGAGGTCAGAGAGCGCTCCGTCGGCGACGAGCCCCTTTTCGATGCAGAGGCGGAGCTCGGCCGGTCCTTTCGTCAGCGTCGTCGCAAGGTCATGCTCGCCGATCCACGAGACGGCGAGCTGCTGCGCCAATTGGCTGACGAGCTCGGTGAGGGCCTCGATCGGCTTCTTGCGGAACGCGCCCGTCGTCAGATCGATCGAGAAGTCGACGCGCTCGGCGAGCTTGTCGGGCTCCTTGATGCGGAACGTCACGGCGCCTTGGACGTGCGTGTCCTGAAAGTCTGTGGTGCGACCCCGGAATAGGAAGGCGAGCTCCTGGTCGTCAACCGGCACCTCCGCCACGCTGGTGCTCAGCGCGAGGAACCAGAAGCCGAGGGCGCGACCGCGCGCGAGCAACCGTCCGCCACGGAAGCGGAGCACGTAGGAGCTCGACTCGGCGCGGTAGTGACCGAAGGGGCCAAAACGTCTGACTTCACCCATGGGACTGTCCTTTCGGTTGAGGTTTCGCGGGCGCGCGTGAACGGAGGACCGCGACCGGCGCGGTCCGTCCGTCCACGAGTGTCGGAGCGTCGTCGTCGCCTGCTACACGGCGGAGCGGTGGCGGAAGCGGTAGAGCTCGGCGGGGCGGTGGCCCACGTCGATCTCGTGGCGGCCCGTCGCCTCCAGCTCACCCGAGGCGAGCATCTTGCGCCGGAACGAGTCCTTGTTGAGGTCGCGCCCGAGGATGATCTCGTGAACGCGTTGCAGGTCGAGGAGCGTGAATCGCTCTGGCAGAAGTTGAAATCCGATGGGCGCGTAGCCGAGCTTGCCGCGCAGGCGCTTGACCGCCATGCCGACGATGTCGGCGTGATCGAAGCCAACATCGAGCGTTTGCCCGAGAGGTCCCTTGAGCTCGACGGCGCCGCCCGTCTCTCCGGCCCAGGGCACGTCGATGCGGGCCGTCATGCCCTTGCCGTCGCGACCCTCGGTCGGGAAGCGTTCCGCGGCAACGAGCGCAAAGTACGAGACCGTGATGACGCGCGTTCGCGGATCACGGCGCACGCCGCCGAAGGTGTAGAGCTGCTCCAAGAAGACGTGGCTGAGGCCGGCCTTGCCCTGGAGCACGCGCTCGGCAGCTTCCTCGAGTGACTCGTCGATGCGCACGAAGCCGCCGGGCAAGACGACCTTGCCCTTGTGCGGGTGGTCGTCGCGCTCGAGGACGAGCGTGACGAGGGCGTCGCCCTTGACCGACACAAGGACGACGTCGACGGTGACCGACGGCCGCTCGTACTCGCTCGCGTCGTATTCGGTGAGGAACGCCGCCTCGTCGGTAGGCGGAGCGCC
Coding sequences within it:
- a CDS encoding band 7 protein — encoded protein: MGEVRRFGPFGHYRAESSSYVLRFRGGRLLARGRALGFWFLALSTSVAEVPVDDQELAFLFRGRTTDFQDTHVQGAVTFRIKEPDKLAERVDFSIDLTTGAFRKKPIEALTELVSQLAQQLAVSWIGEHDLATTLTKGPAELRLCIEKGLVADGALSDLGLDVATVRIVAVKPAPELERALEAPARERIQQEADEAGFARRALAVEKERAIQENELQNQIELSRREEQLIRQRGVNEERRVTDEAEAERVRNEAELARRRRGVETRADLMRIEASAEAERTTTTAKAQAEAVRLVETEKVAAEKERLLSYKDLAPHVLAGMAAQELAGKLQKIEHVRIEPDTLANLMRGLGGAFAAPKES
- a CDS encoding NUDIX domain-containing protein — protein: MARAPKSPQPKRAEGAPPTDEAAFLTEYDASEYERPSVTVDVVLVSVKGDALVTLVLERDDHPHKGKVVLPGGFVRIDESLEEAAERVLQGKAGLSHVFLEQLYTFGGVRRDPRTRVITVSYFALVAAERFPTEGRDGKGMTARIDVPWAGETGGAVELKGPLGQTLDVGFDHADIVGMAVKRLRGKLGYAPIGFQLLPERFTLLDLQRVHEIILGRDLNKDSFRRKMLASGELEATGRHEIDVGHRPAELYRFRHRSAV